One window of the Sediminitomix flava genome contains the following:
- a CDS encoding leucine-rich repeat domain-containing protein, giving the protein MNQFLRSSYLLGLFLFFSLQVQAQYVLQDEDVLVERGVLVKCFYGGTDIIIPSELDGQKVISIGYSVFEGKKLTSVQLPKSLKSIEISAFKENELTSIVLPDSLESIGGLAFLKNKLTSVVFSETVQNIDNRAFMGNELTSVVFPDNLEMIEGLAFSENQLASVAFPKNLQKIGYKAFSNNQLTSLELPRNLQRIGESAFAENQLTSVVLSDSLKIIDERAFLKNQLRSVVFPKKLKRIGGGAFMENQLTSIVLPEELLIIEDYVFEENQIQSIILPKNLQSIGYKAFSENQLLSIVLPDSLESIGNYAFSENKLSSVVLPNSLVSIGHYAFSENQLTSIVLPDNLESIGNYAFYKNRLVSVELPDRLELIGARAFWVNYFTEMKLPNINKEGKWYDFDEIVHEKGSVVPTDSKYTFK; this is encoded by the coding sequence ATGAATCAATTTTTACGCAGTTCCTATTTATTGGGGCTATTTTTATTTTTTAGTCTTCAAGTTCAAGCACAGTATGTTTTACAAGATGAAGATGTACTTGTAGAAAGGGGAGTGCTTGTAAAATGTTTTTATGGGGGTACTGACATTATAATTCCCTCTGAATTAGATGGGCAAAAGGTGATCAGTATTGGATACAGTGTTTTTGAAGGGAAGAAATTGACTTCAGTACAACTGCCTAAAAGTCTAAAAAGTATTGAGATTAGTGCCTTTAAGGAAAATGAGTTGACATCTATTGTATTGCCAGACAGTCTTGAAAGTATTGGTGGTCTAGCTTTTTTGAAAAATAAACTGACTTCTGTCGTATTTTCTGAAACTGTTCAAAATATTGATAATCGTGCTTTTATGGGAAATGAACTGACATCAGTCGTATTTCCCGATAATCTTGAAATGATTGAAGGTCTAGCTTTTTCGGAGAATCAATTAGCATCTGTTGCATTCCCTAAAAATCTCCAAAAGATTGGATATAAAGCTTTTTCAAATAATCAACTCACTTCTCTTGAATTACCAAGAAATCTCCAAAGAATTGGTGAAAGTGCTTTCGCTGAGAATCAGTTGACATCTGTTGTATTATCAGACAGCCTTAAAATTATTGATGAACGTGCTTTTTTGAAAAATCAGCTGAGGTCTGTTGTATTTCCAAAAAAACTTAAGCGAATTGGAGGAGGAGCTTTTATGGAAAATCAACTGACATCTATCGTATTACCTGAAGAGTTGCTCATAATTGAAGATTATGTTTTTGAAGAGAATCAAATTCAATCAATCATACTTCCCAAAAATCTTCAAAGCATTGGATATAAGGCTTTTTCGGAGAATCAGTTGTTATCTATTGTATTACCAGACAGTCTTGAAAGTATTGGCAATTATGCTTTTTCAGAGAATAAATTAAGCTCTGTTGTATTACCAAATAGTCTTGTGAGTATTGGTCATTATGCTTTTTCAGAGAACCAGTTGACATCTATTGTACTACCAGATAATCTTGAAAGTATTGGCAATTATGCATTTTATAAGAACAGACTTGTTTCTGTAGAATTACCAGACCGCCTGGAACTAATTGGAGCACGTGCTTTTTGGGTTAATTATTTCACTGAAATGAAGTTACCCAATATAAATAAAGAAGGAAAATGGTATGATTTTGATGAAATAGTCCATGAAAAAGGAAGTGTAGTGCCTACGGATAGTAAATATACTTTTAAATAA